The following proteins are encoded in a genomic region of Thermococcus henrietii:
- a CDS encoding cell wall-binding repeat-containing protein gives MMGKKLVAVLFGLLMIGMAFSVGGASAEETVTVILVSDNAADNAIAQYLANLTGAVVVTTTWGTYDPNVTAEILSYAPDQVIIIGGPDAVVSEYVTDLEEYNITVYRWWGANRYETDLAVMGNASKLFGIKFNASVVVAGNDSLAVQTALRLAVQNRAMIVYVNQSTNVTRLMERFQVREMVMVKSKASEKVMEKVSRELKACNCTTKQVQANVTAEQVRMIMEQVRERLMAIEGIANTTNSTQLMEQVREMLQLMEQANASLQAGNVTGAYALALKLQVKTEFALKEANKELHRAMEKNGKLALEMELEKIEAQLEVLEKAGVNVSSVQTILDKVKEAIDAGNYSVARVLLKDAKKALHELYMTNRETVKMNPGMGSKPEKSGRH, from the coding sequence ATGATGGGTAAGAAGTTGGTGGCAGTCCTGTTCGGACTGCTTATGATTGGAATGGCATTCAGTGTTGGCGGTGCCTCGGCGGAAGAGACCGTCACAGTAATCCTCGTCAGCGACAATGCCGCAGACAACGCGATAGCTCAGTACCTCGCCAACCTGACCGGTGCGGTCGTCGTGACGACCACCTGGGGCACCTACGACCCGAACGTTACAGCGGAGATACTGAGCTACGCCCCGGACCAGGTTATAATAATAGGCGGTCCCGACGCGGTTGTGAGCGAGTACGTTACCGACCTTGAAGAGTACAACATAACTGTTTACCGCTGGTGGGGAGCCAACAGGTACGAGACTGACCTCGCGGTTATGGGCAACGCCAGCAAGCTCTTTGGAATCAAGTTCAACGCCAGCGTCGTCGTTGCCGGCAACGACAGCCTTGCAGTCCAGACCGCTCTTAGGCTCGCCGTCCAGAACCGTGCGATGATAGTATACGTCAACCAGTCGACCAACGTCACCAGGCTCATGGAGAGGTTCCAGGTCAGGGAGATGGTAATGGTCAAGAGCAAGGCCTCTGAGAAGGTCATGGAAAAGGTCTCCAGGGAGCTCAAGGCCTGCAACTGCACCACCAAGCAGGTTCAGGCCAACGTTACGGCCGAGCAGGTTAGGATGATTATGGAGCAGGTCCGCGAGAGGCTCATGGCCATCGAGGGGATAGCGAACACCACGAACTCCACTCAGCTTATGGAGCAGGTTAGGGAGATGCTCCAGCTCATGGAGCAGGCTAACGCAAGCCTTCAGGCAGGAAACGTCACCGGAGCCTACGCTTTGGCCCTTAAGCTTCAGGTGAAGACCGAGTTCGCCCTCAAGGAGGCCAACAAGGAGCTCCACAGGGCCATGGAAAAGAACGGAAAGCTCGCCCTTGAGATGGAGCTCGAGAAAATTGAGGCCCAGCTTGAGGTCCTTGAGAAGGCAGGAGTTAACGTTAGCTCCGTTCAGACAATCCTTGACAAGGTCAAGGAGGCAATTGATGCGGGGAACTACAGCGTTGCCAGGGTGCTCCTCAAGGATGCCAAGAAGGCCCTCCACGAGCTTTACATGACGAACAGGGAAACCGTTAAGATGAACCCGGGAATGGGTTCAAAGCCCGAGAAGAGCGGAAGGCACTGA
- a CDS encoding GTP-binding protein, with the protein MRRVKLGHHYYYVVTPDDLNGKLRGKNVVLEGKIEDKPVIEFLPMELPSWRTTFKIHGVRVDFAGSPCIGKGDTVKVYGRFLGDAIIATAIETERALFTTEE; encoded by the coding sequence ATGAGGCGCGTCAAGCTCGGTCATCACTATTACTACGTCGTCACTCCCGATGACCTGAACGGGAAGCTGAGGGGCAAAAACGTCGTCCTCGAAGGCAAAATCGAGGACAAGCCCGTCATCGAGTTCCTGCCGATGGAACTGCCGAGCTGGAGGACGACCTTCAAAATCCACGGGGTAAGGGTTGACTTCGCGGGGAGTCCCTGCATAGGCAAGGGCGACACCGTTAAGGTCTACGGTCGCTTCCTCGGGGACGCGATAATAGCGACCGCCATCGAGACAGAGAGGGCCCTCTTCACAACGGAGGAGTGA
- the wtpC gene encoding tungstate ABC transporter ATP-binding protein WtpC: MLRAEGISKDWKEFYLRDITLEVKEGEHFIILGPSGAGKTVLLEIIAGIIEPDSGRVYLGGRDVTDLPPEKRGLAYVPQNYALFPNMSVYDNIAFGLKVRKVPKPEIERKVREISEVLRIEHLLHRKPRTLSGGEQQRVALARALVVEPSLILLDEPFANLDVQTRAKLLTEMKRWKRELGFTALHVTHSFEEAISLGDRVGVMLDGRLVQVGRVRDVFSRPVSEEVARFLGFENIIEGIAEGRKLGVNGVEIELPVEAKGRVRVGLRPEDIIISTEPIKSSARNEFKAVVESIEELGPLVRVHLSLGDITLTAFITRSSMLELGIEKGKEVYVSFKASALHVF; the protein is encoded by the coding sequence ATGCTCAGGGCTGAGGGAATCTCCAAGGACTGGAAGGAGTTCTACCTCAGGGATATAACCCTCGAGGTTAAAGAGGGCGAGCACTTCATAATCCTCGGGCCGAGCGGTGCGGGAAAGACGGTTCTCCTTGAGATAATCGCGGGGATAATAGAGCCGGACTCGGGGAGGGTTTACCTCGGCGGGAGGGACGTTACTGACCTTCCGCCCGAGAAGCGCGGTTTAGCCTACGTCCCCCAGAACTACGCCCTCTTCCCGAACATGAGCGTCTACGACAACATAGCCTTTGGCCTGAAGGTCAGGAAGGTGCCAAAGCCCGAAATAGAGCGCAAAGTGCGAGAAATCTCCGAGGTCCTTAGGATAGAACACCTCCTCCACAGAAAGCCGAGGACGCTGAGCGGTGGGGAGCAACAGAGGGTAGCTTTAGCGAGGGCGCTCGTCGTCGAGCCATCTTTAATCCTCCTCGACGAGCCCTTCGCGAACCTCGACGTCCAGACGAGGGCGAAGCTGTTAACCGAGATGAAGCGCTGGAAGCGAGAGCTGGGCTTCACAGCCCTGCACGTGACTCACTCCTTTGAGGAGGCCATAAGCCTCGGCGACCGCGTTGGGGTGATGCTCGACGGCAGGCTCGTTCAGGTTGGTAGGGTCAGGGACGTCTTCTCAAGGCCGGTGAGTGAGGAAGTTGCTCGCTTCCTCGGCTTCGAGAACATAATAGAGGGAATCGCCGAAGGTAGAAAGCTCGGGGTCAACGGTGTTGAAATTGAGCTTCCGGTCGAAGCCAAAGGACGGGTCAGGGTCGGCTTAAGACCGGAGGACATAATAATCTCGACCGAGCCGATAAAGAGCTCCGCCAGAAACGAGTTTAAAGCGGTCGTTGAGTCAATCGAGGAGCTCGGTCCGCTCGTGAGGGTTCACCTTTCCCTCGGCGATATAACCCTTACTGCTTTCATAACCCGCTCATCGATGCTCGAACTCGGGATAGAGAAGGGAAAAGAGGTCTACGTCAGCTTCAAGGCGAGCGCGCTTCACGTGTTCTGA
- a CDS encoding coiled-coil domain-containing protein has protein sequence MLKKSARGRLSWDYIKDRHSEVIGELKTLRNWDEVKSAIPESETLGDYSLLALEAIAAVIRELRIERSFLSEKIETINRKLEELGTSHRELSYSVEKQFKELESRISELEQRTLFLEGVEAIVPRINELEERLDRLPAELFKRVEDAYGKKVDEHLHRILEERLESLREELKREVFGISVDLSRALRDLQEHYEKLVEENVRLRGLAKENERLRKRLVERERELEELKKRLALFQEMAKRVDALSEKIGKYEERLKEIKTIERELVSLTGAKDARSAVEVLKKDFVPKSRFEQTVREIKSALAEVESLKEENERLRRENEKLKEALKTILQERLEGGESPLQEE, from the coding sequence ATGCTCAAGAAGTCAGCGAGGGGCAGGTTGAGCTGGGACTACATAAAGGACAGACACTCCGAAGTTATCGGTGAGCTTAAAACCCTTCGCAACTGGGACGAGGTTAAGTCCGCGATTCCAGAGTCAGAGACGCTCGGTGACTACTCCCTTCTGGCACTCGAGGCGATTGCTGCGGTAATCCGAGAGCTCAGGATTGAGCGCTCTTTCCTCAGCGAGAAGATTGAGACCATAAACCGGAAGCTCGAGGAGCTCGGGACCTCACACCGGGAGCTCAGCTACTCCGTGGAGAAGCAGTTCAAGGAACTTGAGAGCAGAATCTCAGAGCTGGAGCAGAGGACGCTCTTTCTGGAGGGCGTTGAGGCCATAGTGCCGAGGATAAACGAGCTGGAGGAAAGACTTGACCGGCTTCCGGCTGAACTCTTCAAGCGCGTTGAGGATGCCTACGGTAAAAAGGTCGACGAGCACCTTCACCGCATACTTGAGGAGCGCCTCGAGTCCCTGAGAGAGGAGCTGAAGCGGGAGGTCTTTGGCATAAGCGTTGACCTTTCCCGTGCCCTTAGGGACCTTCAGGAGCACTACGAGAAGCTCGTCGAGGAAAACGTCCGGCTCAGGGGTCTGGCGAAGGAGAACGAGAGGCTAAGAAAGAGACTCGTTGAGCGCGAGCGTGAGCTGGAGGAGCTCAAGAAAAGGCTTGCACTGTTCCAGGAGATGGCAAAGCGCGTTGATGCCCTGAGCGAGAAGATTGGGAAGTACGAGGAGAGGCTCAAGGAAATAAAGACGATTGAGCGGGAGCTCGTCTCACTAACTGGGGCGAAGGACGCCCGGTCGGCTGTTGAGGTTTTGAAGAAGGACTTCGTTCCCAAATCCCGGTTCGAGCAAACCGTTCGGGAGATAAAGTCCGCGCTGGCCGAGGTTGAGTCCCTGAAGGAGGAGAACGAGCGCCTCAGGCGGGAGAACGAGAAGCTCAAAGAGGCCCTCAAGACAATCCTCCAAGAGCGGTTGGAAGGCGGGGAATCACCTCTCCAGGAGGAGTAG
- a CDS encoding ATP-binding protein, which translates to MEFIDREREMGVLEREWENRPSFVVLYGRRRVGKTRLMREFSKGRNTFFFTFPEAIRKVQMKEFKRALASFFGDGLILKVETDNWFDLLSYLAKRADDCLIVLDEFTYAIKSDRKILSDLQRAWDGILSEKNVMLVISGSLLGMMWDDVLSHASPLYGRRTRSIHLRPLDYPNALKFFQDREYGIRAYMLVGGIPPYLRLASRYSSIEEFVREEFLSDYGLFYDEPYIILGEELRELKSYFSILRAIAEGNRRLERIANYLGLPARSVYPYIETLMRLGFVEKETPILGSRKVSLYRISDPVLLSWFVLTYPQMAEIASGTAKLDGLYKVFSVRFEDLAREFLLLKRPVEFEALGRWWFRGEEIDIVALGKDEVSLIEVKWKDLGERDARRVLGELEGKAKLVRFDGAFRFGLIAKSVGGKEELRNEGYLVWDLEDFL; encoded by the coding sequence GTGGAGTTCATAGACCGCGAGAGGGAAATGGGAGTTCTCGAGCGGGAGTGGGAGAATCGGCCGTCATTCGTCGTCCTCTACGGCAGGAGAAGGGTTGGAAAGACGAGGCTGATGCGCGAGTTCTCCAAGGGCAGGAATACCTTCTTCTTCACGTTCCCCGAGGCGATAAGGAAAGTGCAGATGAAGGAATTCAAGCGCGCCCTTGCCTCGTTCTTCGGGGACGGACTGATACTGAAGGTTGAGACCGATAACTGGTTCGACCTCCTGAGCTATCTCGCCAAGAGGGCAGACGACTGTCTCATAGTCCTTGACGAGTTCACCTACGCCATAAAGTCCGACCGGAAGATTCTGAGCGACCTCCAGAGGGCCTGGGACGGAATTTTGAGCGAGAAAAACGTCATGCTCGTCATCTCCGGTTCATTACTCGGCATGATGTGGGACGACGTTCTGAGCCACGCTTCGCCCCTCTACGGCAGGAGGACGAGGAGCATTCACCTAAGGCCCTTAGATTACCCCAACGCCCTGAAGTTTTTCCAAGACAGGGAATATGGAATACGAGCTTACATGCTCGTTGGGGGGATTCCACCCTATCTGAGGCTCGCTTCCCGCTACTCCTCGATTGAGGAGTTCGTTAGAGAGGAGTTCTTGAGCGACTACGGCCTGTTCTACGACGAACCCTACATAATCCTCGGAGAGGAGCTGAGGGAGCTGAAAAGCTATTTCTCCATCCTCAGGGCGATTGCAGAGGGCAACAGGAGGCTTGAGAGGATTGCGAACTACCTCGGCCTTCCGGCGAGGAGCGTTTACCCCTACATCGAGACCCTCATGAGACTCGGCTTCGTCGAGAAGGAAACACCAATCCTCGGGAGCAGGAAGGTAAGCCTGTATCGGATAAGCGACCCGGTTCTGCTGAGCTGGTTCGTTCTGACTTACCCCCAGATGGCCGAGATAGCCTCTGGAACCGCCAAGCTCGATGGCCTCTACAAGGTTTTCTCGGTTCGCTTTGAGGACCTCGCGAGGGAGTTCCTTCTCCTCAAGAGGCCGGTCGAGTTCGAGGCCCTCGGCAGGTGGTGGTTCAGGGGCGAAGAAATCGACATCGTGGCGTTGGGCAAAGATGAGGTCAGCCTGATTGAGGTCAAGTGGAAGGACCTGGGCGAAAGGGACGCGAGGAGGGTTTTAGGAGAGCTGGAGGGCAAGGCAAAGCTCGTCCGCTTTGACGGTGCTTTCAGGTTTGGCCTCATCGCGAAGAGTGTCGGAGGAAAAGAGGAGCTGAGGAATGAAGGCTACCTCGTCTGGGACTTGGAGGACTTCCTCTGA
- the wtpA gene encoding tungstate ABC transporter substrate-binding protein WtpA — translation MRKAVFPLMGLLILSVLAAGCISSSSSSGSASTGTSKPLTEETLIIFHAGSLSVPLQQLESEFAKYAEENLGVKVKFQDEASGSVMACRKVTDLHKKADIVATADYTLIPQMLVPNYTDFYVLFATNQIVIAFTNKSKYANEINSTNWYEILAKPGVRFGFSNPNDDPCGYRSVMVMKLADLYYGKPIFETLVEKNTNIYANGTHIYAPKEIQLKTDKVVIRPKETDLVGLVESGAIDYFFIYKSVAEQHHLRYITLPDQINLADFKLADYYGQVEITLGSTGKTIKAKPIVYGVTVLKNAPHRELALEFLKFWLGQQGREIFEKNYQDFLNPPIAFGNVPEGIKDEVKVEG, via the coding sequence ATGAGGAAGGCGGTTTTCCCGTTGATGGGGCTCCTCATACTCTCGGTTCTCGCGGCGGGGTGTATATCATCGTCAAGTAGCTCCGGCTCCGCCTCAACGGGAACTTCAAAGCCCCTCACGGAGGAAACCCTGATAATCTTCCACGCCGGTTCGCTGAGCGTCCCGCTCCAGCAACTGGAATCCGAGTTCGCCAAGTACGCCGAGGAAAACCTTGGGGTTAAGGTGAAGTTCCAGGATGAGGCGAGCGGTAGCGTTATGGCCTGCCGGAAGGTTACTGACCTCCACAAAAAGGCCGACATAGTCGCGACCGCCGACTACACGCTTATCCCCCAGATGCTCGTTCCCAACTACACTGACTTCTACGTCCTCTTCGCGACCAACCAGATAGTCATAGCCTTCACCAACAAGAGCAAGTACGCGAACGAGATTAACTCGACGAACTGGTACGAGATTCTGGCGAAACCCGGCGTCCGCTTCGGCTTCAGCAATCCGAACGACGACCCCTGTGGCTACCGCTCTGTCATGGTCATGAAGCTGGCCGACCTCTACTACGGCAAGCCCATCTTCGAGACCCTCGTCGAGAAGAACACCAACATCTACGCCAACGGAACGCACATCTACGCGCCCAAGGAGATTCAGCTCAAGACCGACAAGGTCGTCATAAGGCCGAAGGAAACCGACCTGGTAGGCCTCGTCGAGAGCGGGGCGATTGACTACTTCTTCATATACAAGAGCGTCGCCGAGCAGCACCACCTCCGCTACATAACGCTGCCGGACCAGATTAACCTGGCGGACTTCAAGCTCGCGGACTACTACGGCCAGGTCGAGATAACCCTAGGCTCCACCGGCAAGACCATCAAGGCCAAGCCCATCGTCTACGGCGTCACCGTGCTGAAGAACGCCCCCCACAGGGAGCTCGCCCTTGAGTTCCTCAAGTTCTGGCTCGGCCAGCAGGGCAGGGAGATATTTGAGAAGAACTACCAGGACTTCCTCAACCCGCCGATAGCGTTTGGCAACGTTCCCGAGGGAATCAAGGACGAGGTGAAGGTCGAGGGGTGA
- a CDS encoding ribonuclease P protein component 4 translates to MGKKFLRKKEQREKKRIARERVETLFTLAERVFPYSPELADRYVEIALAVQQKAKIRLPRKWKRRYCKRCHSFLVPGKNARVRLRSKPYPHVVIKCLNCGHIMRYPYLREKKARRKGEEP, encoded by the coding sequence GTGGGGAAGAAGTTCCTGAGGAAGAAGGAGCAGAGGGAGAAAAAACGGATAGCGAGGGAGCGCGTTGAGACGCTCTTCACCCTCGCGGAGAGGGTTTTTCCGTACAGCCCGGAGCTGGCGGACAGATACGTTGAGATAGCCCTTGCCGTCCAGCAGAAGGCCAAGATAAGACTCCCGAGGAAGTGGAAGCGTCGCTACTGCAAGCGCTGTCACTCATTCCTCGTCCCGGGAAAGAACGCGCGCGTGAGGCTGAGGAGCAAACCCTACCCCCACGTCGTCATAAAGTGTCTCAACTGCGGGCACATAATGCGCTACCCGTACCTGCGGGAGAAAAAAGCGAGGAGAAAAGGGGAGGAACCCTAA
- a CDS encoding HD domain-containing protein has protein sequence MLDLLIELGNLKRLPRTGWLLRGVPNPESVAEHSYRVALITLFLADELKAKGVEIDVEKALKIALLHDVGEARITDIPKTAQYYLDKGKAEKKAVMELLLSSPKPKEYFKLWREYEEETSTEGKLVKFADRLEMLIQAYEYEKAGFRNLDEFWGTLEKLRESEFYNYFRELVEGLVEMRENLHRG, from the coding sequence ATGCTCGACCTCCTAATCGAGCTCGGCAACCTCAAGAGGCTCCCAAGGACGGGCTGGCTCCTCAGGGGCGTTCCAAACCCGGAGAGCGTGGCCGAGCACAGCTACCGCGTCGCTTTAATAACTCTCTTCCTCGCGGACGAGCTGAAGGCGAAAGGGGTCGAAATCGACGTCGAGAAAGCCTTGAAGATAGCCCTCCTCCACGACGTCGGCGAGGCGAGGATAACAGATATCCCGAAGACTGCCCAGTACTACCTTGACAAGGGCAAGGCCGAGAAGAAAGCGGTTATGGAGCTTCTGCTTTCATCGCCAAAACCGAAGGAGTACTTCAAGCTGTGGCGCGAGTACGAGGAGGAGACGAGCACAGAAGGAAAGCTCGTGAAGTTCGCCGATAGGCTGGAGATGCTGATTCAGGCCTACGAGTACGAGAAGGCCGGCTTCAGGAACCTCGACGAGTTCTGGGGAACCCTCGAAAAGCTCCGTGAGAGCGAGTTCTACAACTACTTCCGGGAGCTCGTTGAGGGACTCGTTGAGATGAGAGAGAATTTGCATCGTGGTTAG
- a CDS encoding cyclase family protein, with translation MIVDLSLPLGEDTPVYPGDPEVKVKPWAFIERDGYYMNALKLGEHSGTHVDAPAHFIPGGKTIDEMPLEKFIGEAFVVDVRNGEGTVKLDEIPDSGYRGRIVLFLTGGRELSPEVALFLVAEGVKAVGTDAMSIGDETVHTILLSEEVPIFENLVNLEALVGRTFTFIGLPLRIEGGSGSPVRAVAIIGD, from the coding sequence ATGATAGTCGACCTCTCGCTCCCCCTGGGAGAGGACACGCCGGTTTACCCCGGCGACCCGGAGGTAAAGGTCAAGCCCTGGGCCTTCATCGAGCGCGACGGCTACTACATGAACGCCCTCAAGCTCGGCGAGCACTCGGGGACGCACGTTGACGCTCCGGCTCACTTCATTCCCGGCGGAAAGACGATAGACGAGATGCCCCTTGAGAAGTTCATCGGTGAGGCCTTCGTGGTGGACGTTCGCAATGGCGAGGGAACCGTTAAGCTCGATGAGATTCCCGACTCCGGTTATCGCGGTAGGATTGTCCTCTTCCTTACGGGCGGGAGGGAGCTCTCGCCGGAGGTCGCGCTCTTCCTCGTGGCCGAGGGAGTTAAAGCCGTCGGCACCGACGCGATGAGCATCGGCGACGAGACCGTTCACACCATTCTCCTCAGCGAAGAAGTTCCGATATTCGAGAACCTCGTCAACCTTGAGGCCCTGGTTGGGAGAACCTTCACGTTCATAGGCCTCCCCTTGAGAATCGAGGGTGGCTCTGGAAGCCCTGTTAGGGCGGTAGCAATAATCGGAGATTAA
- the tsaA gene encoding tRNA (N6-threonylcarbamoyladenosine(37)-N6)-methyltransferase TrmO: protein MNFEPFKITPVGFVRKEPETHIEILPEFWEATEGLREGDWVKLVLWFHGSDTPARRRILKVHPYGNPKNPLTGVFATRSPYRPNPIALYTVRIHRIEEGRLYIDEIDALDGTPVVDIKIFVERYDCPKEVPIEEREAEIPKGRMIGEVNLIPRKAEHLDELEEVSPEEYDALILEIGPKTTTLTAKELVELIDALNEVYESLPVEIRDKLRTREARSP from the coding sequence ATGAACTTCGAACCCTTCAAAATAACCCCCGTCGGCTTCGTAAGGAAGGAGCCGGAAACGCACATCGAAATCCTGCCCGAGTTCTGGGAGGCAACGGAGGGCCTCAGGGAGGGCGACTGGGTCAAGCTCGTCCTCTGGTTCCACGGGAGCGACACGCCGGCAAGGAGAAGAATCCTCAAGGTGCACCCCTACGGGAACCCGAAGAACCCGCTCACCGGCGTCTTCGCGACGCGCTCGCCCTACAGGCCGAATCCAATAGCTCTTTACACCGTCAGAATTCACCGCATCGAGGAGGGCAGGCTCTACATAGACGAGATTGACGCCCTCGACGGAACGCCGGTGGTGGACATCAAGATTTTCGTCGAGCGCTACGACTGCCCCAAGGAAGTGCCGATAGAGGAGCGGGAAGCCGAGATACCCAAGGGCAGAATGATTGGCGAGGTGAACCTAATCCCGAGGAAAGCGGAGCACCTGGACGAGCTTGAGGAGGTCTCGCCGGAGGAATACGACGCGCTGATACTCGAAATCGGCCCGAAGACAACGACGTTGACGGCTAAAGAACTCGTCGAGCTCATCGATGCCCTCAATGAGGTCTACGAGAGCCTGCCGGTGGAGATAAGGGACAAGCTCAGAACACGTGAAGCGCGCTCGCCTTGA
- a CDS encoding adenosylhomocysteinase codes for MDCTKDYCVKDISLAPSGEKKIDWVSRFMPVLQTIRREFEREKPFKGVRIATTLHLEMKTAFLLLTLKAGGAEVSAAASNPLSTQDDVVAALAKAGVKVYAIRGESREEYYENMHKALDIRPNIIIDDGADMISTVHRERQELIDEIWGASEETTTGVIRLRAMEKDGVLRFPIIAVNDSYTKYLFDNRYGTGQSTWDGIIRTTNLLVAGKNVVVVGYGWCGRGIAMRARGLGATVIVVEVDPIRALEARMDGFLVMDMKEAAKVGDIFVTSTGNIKCIRREHFELMKDGVIMANAGHFDVEIWKPDLEELAVEISEPRPNIREYKLKDGRRLYLLADGRLVNLAAADGHPAEIMDMSFALQAKAAQYIKENHERLEPKVYVLPREIDEMVARIKLSAMGIKIEELTEEQKEYLESWEHGT; via the coding sequence ATGGACTGCACGAAGGATTACTGCGTCAAGGACATCTCCCTTGCCCCGAGCGGGGAGAAGAAGATTGACTGGGTCTCGCGCTTCATGCCCGTTCTCCAGACGATAAGGCGGGAGTTCGAGAGGGAGAAGCCCTTCAAGGGCGTCAGAATCGCCACGACGCTCCACCTTGAGATGAAGACGGCCTTCCTGCTCCTGACCCTTAAGGCCGGGGGAGCGGAGGTTTCTGCCGCCGCCAGCAACCCGCTGAGCACTCAAGATGATGTCGTCGCGGCCTTGGCGAAGGCCGGCGTCAAGGTCTATGCCATCAGGGGGGAGAGCAGGGAGGAGTACTACGAGAACATGCACAAGGCTCTGGATATAAGGCCCAACATCATCATAGACGACGGCGCGGATATGATAAGCACCGTTCACCGCGAAAGGCAGGAGTTAATAGACGAAATCTGGGGCGCGAGCGAGGAAACAACGACAGGGGTAATAAGGCTCCGCGCGATGGAGAAGGACGGGGTTCTTAGGTTCCCAATCATAGCGGTCAACGACAGCTATACCAAATACCTCTTTGACAACCGCTACGGAACCGGCCAGTCCACGTGGGACGGCATAATAAGGACGACCAACCTGCTCGTCGCCGGAAAGAACGTCGTCGTCGTTGGCTACGGCTGGTGCGGAAGGGGAATAGCGATGAGGGCAAGGGGCCTCGGCGCCACTGTTATAGTCGTCGAGGTTGACCCGATTAGGGCACTGGAGGCAAGGATGGACGGCTTCCTCGTCATGGACATGAAGGAGGCGGCAAAGGTAGGCGACATCTTCGTGACATCGACCGGCAACATCAAGTGCATTCGCAGAGAGCACTTCGAGCTGATGAAGGACGGCGTCATAATGGCCAACGCCGGCCACTTCGACGTTGAGATATGGAAGCCCGACCTGGAGGAGCTCGCCGTTGAGATAAGCGAGCCGAGGCCCAACATCAGGGAGTACAAGCTTAAGGACGGAAGGAGGCTCTACCTCCTGGCCGATGGAAGGCTAGTCAATTTAGCGGCGGCAGACGGCCACCCGGCGGAGATTATGGACATGAGCTTTGCCCTTCAGGCGAAGGCGGCGCAGTACATCAAGGAGAACCATGAGAGGCTTGAGCCCAAAGTTTACGTCCTGCCGAGGGAGATTGACGAGATGGTAGCGAGGATTAAACTTTCAGCCATGGGAATAAAGATTGAGGAGCTCACCGAGGAGCAGAAGGAATACCTTGAGAGCTGGGAGCACGGGACCTGA
- the wtpB gene encoding tungstate ABC transporter permease WtpB: MRRDYTLYFFAALGSFLIVYILLPLAMIYFRQAQDFHAFVRTLHDPVVISAVKRSLLTATATALIALLFGVPLGYVLARKDFPGKSLVQAVVDVPIVIPHSVVGIMLLVTYSTYILDNYKGIIGAMLFVSASFTINSARDGFLAVDEKLEAVARTLGASRLRAFFSISLPMAFPSIASGAIMTWARAISEVGSILIVAYYPMTAQVLILEYFNNYGLRASRPIAVLMVTISLGIFVVLRWLIGRRANAQG; this comes from the coding sequence ATGAGGCGCGACTACACCCTCTACTTCTTCGCGGCACTGGGGAGCTTTCTAATCGTCTACATACTCCTGCCCCTCGCCATGATTTACTTCAGGCAGGCCCAGGATTTTCATGCCTTCGTCAGGACCCTCCACGACCCGGTTGTGATTTCTGCAGTCAAGCGCTCCCTTTTAACGGCCACGGCGACCGCTTTGATAGCGCTCCTCTTCGGCGTCCCCCTCGGCTACGTTCTGGCCAGGAAGGACTTCCCTGGGAAGAGCCTCGTTCAGGCGGTCGTTGACGTTCCGATAGTGATTCCCCACTCCGTCGTGGGCATAATGCTCCTCGTTACGTACTCCACCTACATTCTCGACAACTACAAGGGCATAATAGGGGCCATGCTCTTCGTCTCGGCGTCCTTCACGATAAACTCCGCCAGGGACGGCTTCTTGGCTGTTGACGAGAAGCTTGAGGCGGTTGCGAGGACCCTTGGAGCTTCACGGCTGAGGGCCTTCTTCTCGATTTCCCTTCCGATGGCCTTCCCGAGCATAGCGAGCGGGGCCATAATGACGTGGGCAAGGGCAATAAGCGAGGTCGGCTCAATCCTGATTGTGGCCTACTACCCGATGACGGCTCAGGTTCTAATCCTTGAGTACTTCAACAACTACGGCCTGAGGGCTTCCCGGCCGATAGCGGTCCTCATGGTCACGATAAGCCTCGGCATCTTCGTCGTCCTCAGGTGGCTGATAGGGAGGCGGGCCAATGCTCAGGGCTGA